A single Clavibacter nebraskensis NCPPB 2581 DNA region contains:
- a CDS encoding FtsB family cell division protein → MARFPGLDTLRARRAPRPRTERVPVALPDGDAPAGNWLRSMRFSGFSVMVLVLLVLTVVVLAPGLRIYLEQRQQLSSLQSAVDAQKGTIAQLQDQRARYDDPAFLKAQVRDRLFYVMPGETSYLVRGLPAATGDAATTPDGAPISADLQETKQDWVQALVGSALTSALSDAPPDQLQGSVQGGDQ, encoded by the coding sequence ATGGCCCGCTTCCCCGGCCTCGACACCCTCCGCGCCCGCCGCGCCCCGCGCCCGCGCACCGAGCGCGTCCCCGTAGCCCTGCCCGACGGCGACGCCCCCGCGGGCAACTGGCTCCGCAGCATGCGCTTCTCCGGGTTCTCCGTGATGGTGCTCGTGCTCCTCGTCCTCACGGTCGTCGTGCTCGCGCCGGGCCTGCGCATCTACCTCGAGCAGCGGCAGCAGCTCAGCAGCCTGCAGAGCGCGGTGGACGCCCAGAAGGGCACCATCGCCCAGCTCCAGGACCAGCGCGCCCGCTACGACGACCCCGCCTTCCTCAAGGCCCAGGTGCGCGACCGCCTCTTCTACGTGATGCCCGGCGAGACGAGCTACCTCGTCCGCGGGCTGCCCGCCGCGACCGGCGACGCCGCCACGACGCCGGACGGCGCGCCCATCAGCGCCGACCTGCAGGAGACGAAGCAGGACTGGGTGCAGGCCCTCGTCGGATCCGCGCTCACGAGCGCCCTCAGCGACGCCCCGCCCGACCAGCTCCAGGGATCCGTCCAGGGAGGCGACCAGTGA
- the eno gene encoding phosphopyruvate hydratase, with product MAAIEAVNAREILDSRGNPTVEVEVLLEDGTFTRAAVPSGASTGAFEAYELRDGDAGRYLGKGVQKAVAAVVDEIGPAIQDLDAADQRIIDATMIELDGTENKSRLGANALLGVSLAVAKAAADSAELPLYRYLGGPNAHTLPVPMLNVINGGSHADTNVDIQEFMLLPVGASTFSEGLRWGVETYHALKSLLKKKGLSTGLGDEGGFAPNLDSNRAALDLLMEAIDSAGFTAGKQIALGLDVASSEFYSDGAYTFEGQKVDAAHMTAYFSDLVASYPLITIEDPLDEDDWAGYDHFTAELGSKVQIVGDDLFVTNPKRLADGITRGVANSILVKVNQIGTLTETLDAVSLAQRSGYTTVLSHRSGETEDTTIADLAVALDAGQIKTGAPARSERVAKYNQLLRIEQDLGAAAVYAGRSAFPRFQA from the coding sequence GTGGCAGCCATCGAAGCAGTCAACGCACGCGAGATCCTCGACTCCCGGGGCAACCCGACCGTCGAGGTCGAGGTGCTCCTGGAGGACGGCACGTTCACGCGCGCGGCCGTCCCGTCCGGCGCCTCCACCGGTGCCTTCGAGGCGTACGAGCTGCGCGACGGCGACGCGGGCCGCTACCTGGGCAAGGGCGTCCAGAAGGCCGTCGCCGCCGTCGTCGACGAGATCGGCCCGGCCATCCAGGACCTCGACGCCGCGGACCAGCGCATCATCGACGCCACGATGATCGAGCTCGACGGCACCGAGAACAAGTCCCGCCTCGGCGCGAACGCGCTCCTCGGCGTCTCCCTGGCCGTCGCGAAGGCCGCGGCCGACTCGGCCGAGCTGCCCCTCTACCGCTACCTCGGCGGCCCAAACGCGCACACGCTGCCCGTGCCGATGCTCAACGTCATCAACGGCGGCTCGCACGCGGACACCAATGTCGACATCCAGGAGTTCATGCTACTGCCCGTCGGAGCGTCCACCTTCTCCGAGGGACTGCGCTGGGGCGTCGAGACGTACCACGCGCTCAAGAGCCTGCTGAAGAAGAAGGGCCTCTCCACCGGCCTCGGCGACGAGGGCGGCTTCGCGCCGAACCTCGACAGCAACCGCGCCGCGCTCGACCTGCTCATGGAGGCCATCGACTCCGCCGGCTTCACCGCCGGCAAGCAGATCGCGCTCGGCCTCGACGTCGCGTCCAGCGAGTTCTACTCCGACGGCGCGTACACGTTCGAGGGCCAGAAGGTCGACGCCGCGCACATGACCGCGTACTTCTCCGACCTCGTCGCGTCGTACCCCCTCATCACCATCGAGGACCCGCTGGACGAGGACGACTGGGCCGGCTACGACCACTTCACCGCCGAGCTCGGCTCCAAGGTGCAGATCGTCGGCGACGACCTCTTCGTCACGAACCCGAAGCGCCTCGCCGACGGCATCACGCGCGGCGTCGCCAACTCGATCCTCGTGAAGGTCAACCAGATCGGCACGCTCACCGAGACGCTCGACGCGGTCAGCCTCGCGCAGCGCAGCGGCTACACCACCGTGCTCTCGCACCGCTCCGGCGAGACCGAGGACACGACCATCGCCGACCTCGCGGTCGCGTTGGACGCGGGCCAGATCAAGACCGGCGCTCCCGCCCGCAGCGAGCGCGTCGCGAAGTACAACCAACTCCTCCGCATCGAGCAGGACCTCGGCGCCGCCGCGGTCTACGCCGGCCGCAGCGCCTTCCCGCGCTTCCAGGCCTGA
- the hisS gene encoding histidine--tRNA ligase, whose amino-acid sequence MPQQITPPRGMRDFLPAEKARREQALAIIRRTYRAHGFDEIETPVVEESGRLHAGLGGDNEKLAYSVLKRGLSGDDLHAAADAGDVLALSDLGLRFDLTVPLARFYASHRAELPGVFRSIQAAPVWRAERPQKGRYRQFMQCDIDIIGEAGQLAEVELISATAATLAALGLTGCTIRVNDRRLLAGILGFCGFAPDRQAQALISIDKLDKIGAAGVVAELAEGGADAAAVLGGILERIEPALADGGVPLTAEAITEILPDGVDPDAVADLETLAGALVGLPDGVTLRFDPTLVRGMGYYTGTIFEIAHPASGSSVGGGGRYDGMIGRFLGQDVPAAGFSIGFERIVDLAVLPAAEDADAIALVHDRRTPVAVLARLKAELVASGRRVRLELRPKNVAPLLEALKQQGFRTFAAVDADTGDAASLQERPLDGGPRG is encoded by the coding sequence ATGCCCCAGCAGATCACGCCGCCCCGCGGCATGCGCGACTTCCTGCCCGCCGAGAAGGCCCGTCGCGAGCAGGCGCTCGCGATCATCCGCCGCACCTACCGCGCCCACGGCTTCGACGAGATCGAGACGCCCGTGGTCGAGGAGTCCGGTCGGCTGCACGCGGGCCTCGGCGGCGACAACGAGAAGCTCGCCTACTCGGTGCTGAAGCGCGGCCTCTCGGGCGACGACCTGCACGCGGCGGCCGACGCCGGTGACGTGCTCGCGCTCTCCGACCTCGGGCTGCGCTTCGACCTCACGGTGCCGCTCGCGCGCTTCTACGCCTCGCACCGCGCGGAGCTGCCGGGCGTCTTCCGGTCGATCCAGGCCGCGCCCGTCTGGCGGGCCGAGCGCCCGCAGAAGGGCCGCTACCGCCAGTTCATGCAGTGCGACATCGACATCATCGGCGAGGCCGGCCAGCTGGCCGAGGTCGAGCTGATCTCCGCCACCGCCGCCACGCTCGCGGCCCTCGGCCTCACGGGCTGCACCATCCGCGTCAACGACCGGCGCCTCCTCGCCGGGATCCTCGGCTTCTGCGGCTTCGCACCCGACCGCCAGGCGCAGGCGCTCATCAGCATCGACAAGCTCGACAAGATCGGCGCGGCGGGCGTGGTGGCGGAGCTCGCCGAGGGCGGCGCGGACGCGGCGGCGGTGCTCGGCGGCATCCTCGAGCGCATCGAGCCCGCGCTCGCCGACGGCGGCGTGCCGCTCACGGCCGAGGCGATCACCGAGATCCTCCCCGACGGCGTCGACCCCGACGCGGTCGCCGACCTCGAGACCCTCGCGGGCGCGCTCGTCGGCCTGCCGGATGGCGTCACGCTCCGCTTCGACCCGACCCTCGTGCGCGGCATGGGCTACTACACGGGCACGATCTTCGAGATCGCGCACCCGGCGTCCGGCAGCTCGGTGGGCGGCGGCGGACGCTACGACGGCATGATCGGCCGCTTCCTCGGCCAGGACGTGCCGGCGGCCGGCTTCTCCATCGGCTTCGAGCGGATCGTCGACCTGGCCGTCCTGCCCGCGGCGGAGGACGCCGACGCCATCGCGCTCGTGCACGACAGGCGGACCCCGGTGGCCGTGCTCGCGCGCCTCAAGGCCGAGCTGGTCGCATCCGGTCGGCGCGTGCGCCTGGAGCTGCGGCCGAAGAACGTCGCGCCGCTCCTCGAGGCGCTCAAGCAGCAGGGCTTCCGCACGTTCGCGGCCGTCGACGCCGACACGGGCGACGCCGCGTCCCTGCAGGAGCGCCCGCTCGACGGCGGCCCGCGCGGCTGA
- a CDS encoding TetR/AcrR family transcriptional regulator produces the protein MAAPDPHRRQDLLAHILDHLRGHPLQSVTFRGLADALGESTFVLVYHFGSKERLLEAAMDAIDQRQAEMAAGDPRAIPATELRAWATQAWRWRLTDVNRDFQRLEFEAALLRTRDGVVRPHAIASVAAWRRFGLEWMVTHGVPEDVAIDTADLLQAGSCGLQLDFVISGDRVRAMRGFEALVDAFVPRIRPWLDLPDRPRPPGSPDRHRAD, from the coding sequence GTGGCAGCCCCGGATCCGCATCGCCGCCAGGACCTGCTGGCCCACATCCTCGACCACCTGCGCGGGCACCCGCTCCAGTCGGTCACCTTCCGCGGGCTCGCCGACGCGCTCGGCGAGAGCACCTTCGTGCTCGTCTACCACTTCGGGTCCAAGGAGCGGCTGCTCGAGGCCGCGATGGACGCCATCGACCAGCGGCAGGCGGAGATGGCGGCGGGCGATCCGCGCGCGATCCCCGCGACGGAGCTCCGCGCGTGGGCGACGCAGGCGTGGCGGTGGCGCCTCACCGACGTCAACCGCGACTTCCAGCGGCTCGAGTTCGAGGCCGCGCTCCTGCGCACCCGGGACGGCGTCGTCCGCCCCCACGCCATCGCGAGCGTCGCGGCGTGGCGGCGGTTCGGGCTCGAGTGGATGGTCACCCACGGCGTGCCCGAGGACGTCGCGATCGACACCGCCGACCTCCTGCAGGCCGGCTCCTGCGGCCTGCAGCTCGACTTCGTGATCTCCGGCGACCGCGTGCGGGCCATGCGCGGCTTCGAGGCGCTCGTCGACGCGTTCGTCCCGCGGATCCGGCCCTGGCTCGACCTGCCGGACCGCCCGCGCCCGCCCGGGTCGCCCGACCGGCACCGCGCCGACTGA
- a CDS encoding MazG family protein, which yields MSEPASPSAFADDTGLGAGPAGDAVAELAAAMAVLRAPDGCVWNRGMTHRTLVPYLLEESHELVEAIETDDVPGMREELADVLLQVVFHADIARTEGEGFDLADVARTATDKMVRRHPHVFGDERADTVEEVLRVWGAAKDREKSARTSVVDGIPMGMPSLALADKLLGRAERVSLLEADAPAAIPVDDEDDLGRLLLAVVVSARSRGLDAERALRTTLRSLTAEIQAAEIPAEGRAPGDGGIHDGADGGDASPGAGRSA from the coding sequence ATGAGCGAGCCCGCGTCCCCGTCCGCATTCGCCGACGACACCGGCCTCGGGGCCGGACCCGCCGGGGACGCCGTCGCGGAGCTGGCCGCCGCCATGGCCGTCCTCCGGGCCCCCGACGGCTGCGTCTGGAACCGGGGGATGACGCACCGGACGCTCGTCCCGTACCTCCTCGAGGAGAGCCACGAGCTCGTCGAGGCCATCGAGACCGACGACGTGCCGGGCATGCGCGAGGAGCTCGCCGACGTGCTCCTCCAGGTCGTCTTCCACGCCGACATCGCGCGCACGGAGGGCGAGGGCTTCGACCTCGCCGACGTGGCGCGCACCGCGACGGACAAGATGGTGCGCCGCCACCCGCACGTCTTCGGCGACGAGCGCGCCGACACCGTCGAGGAGGTGCTGCGCGTCTGGGGCGCCGCCAAGGACCGGGAGAAGTCCGCGCGCACGAGCGTCGTCGACGGGATCCCGATGGGCATGCCGTCCCTCGCGCTCGCCGACAAGCTGCTCGGCCGGGCGGAGCGCGTCAGCTTGCTGGAGGCGGACGCGCCGGCCGCGATCCCCGTCGACGACGAGGACGACCTCGGGCGGCTGCTGCTCGCGGTCGTGGTCTCCGCGCGATCGCGCGGGCTCGACGCGGAGCGCGCGCTGCGGACGACGCTGCGGTCGCTGACCGCGGAGATCCAGGCGGCGGAGATCCCGGCGGAGGGGCGGGCTCCCGGCGACGGCGGCATCCACGATGGGGCCGACGGTGGCGACGCGTCCCCCGGCGCGGGCCGGAGCGCCTGA
- a CDS encoding Na+/H+ antiporter NhaA, whose translation MTSLIRSERVAAGLLLLAAVVGLVVANTPAGPGLLAWADGHVALPAIGVDLSLRHWVSDGLLVVFFFIVAVELKHEFLAGGLNSVSRALVPAIAAVGGVVVPAGVYLAITAGSGLERGWPVPTATDIAFALGVLAVFGRGLPAAVRVFLLALAVLDDLIAIGIIAVFFTTDLDLGALGLAVVGVVLFAVVGRLGVGRTGAARIAVVAPLVLIALVTWWATLSSGVHATIAGVALGFALPRLSGLRAAHALEPVSNGIVLPLFAFSAALVAIPAIGLAELAPAFWGIALALPLGKLVGITAGGLLGAWIARRRGSAAGLAAGLAVPDLVTVSLLGGIGFTVSLLMSELAFAGLDEVRDEGTLAVLLGSGVAIVAAAVTLSIRSRRARRDGAADDDDATHDDFPAHAVGGPARA comes from the coding sequence ATGACCTCCCTCATCCGCTCCGAGCGCGTCGCCGCCGGGCTCCTCCTCCTCGCGGCCGTCGTCGGCCTCGTCGTCGCGAACACGCCCGCCGGGCCCGGCCTCCTCGCGTGGGCCGACGGGCACGTCGCCCTCCCCGCGATCGGCGTCGACCTGTCGCTCCGGCACTGGGTCAGCGACGGCCTGCTCGTGGTCTTCTTCTTCATCGTCGCCGTGGAGCTCAAGCACGAGTTCCTCGCGGGCGGGCTCAACAGCGTCTCGCGCGCCCTCGTGCCCGCCATCGCGGCGGTCGGCGGCGTGGTGGTGCCCGCGGGCGTCTACCTCGCGATCACGGCGGGCAGCGGTCTCGAGCGCGGCTGGCCCGTGCCGACCGCGACCGACATCGCCTTCGCGCTGGGCGTCCTCGCGGTGTTCGGCCGCGGGCTGCCCGCCGCCGTGCGCGTGTTCCTGCTCGCGCTGGCCGTGCTCGACGACCTCATCGCCATCGGGATCATCGCGGTCTTCTTCACGACTGACCTCGACCTGGGCGCGCTCGGCCTCGCCGTCGTGGGCGTCGTCCTGTTCGCGGTGGTCGGGCGCCTGGGCGTCGGGCGGACGGGTGCCGCGCGGATCGCCGTGGTCGCGCCGCTGGTGCTCATCGCGCTCGTCACGTGGTGGGCGACGCTCTCCTCGGGGGTCCACGCGACCATCGCGGGCGTCGCGCTCGGCTTCGCGCTCCCCCGCCTCTCCGGCCTGCGCGCGGCGCATGCGCTCGAGCCCGTCTCCAACGGCATCGTCCTGCCGCTGTTCGCGTTCTCCGCGGCGCTCGTCGCGATCCCCGCGATCGGCCTCGCGGAGCTCGCGCCGGCCTTCTGGGGCATCGCGCTCGCGCTGCCGCTCGGCAAGCTCGTGGGGATCACGGCGGGCGGGCTGCTCGGCGCGTGGATCGCGCGGCGTCGCGGATCCGCCGCGGGGCTCGCCGCGGGGCTCGCCGTGCCCGACCTCGTGACCGTGTCGCTCCTCGGCGGCATCGGCTTCACGGTGTCGCTGCTGATGAGCGAGCTCGCGTTCGCCGGCCTCGACGAGGTGCGCGACGAGGGCACGCTCGCGGTGCTGCTGGGATCCGGCGTCGCGATCGTCGCGGCGGCCGTCACGCTGTCGATCCGCAGCCGCCGCGCCCGCCGTGACGGCGCCGCCGATGACGACGACGCGACGCACGACGACTTCCCGGCGCACGCCGTCGGCGGACCGGCCCGCGCCTAG
- the mfd gene encoding transcription-repair coupling factor — protein sequence MILQGLIPALSRASTFDDALASASRDADFSLTEGLQGPLLAGLLRQRIQRGIPGCLFVVTATGRESEGMRRSLAAVLPDAEILEFPAWETLPHERLSPSAEIVGKRIHALRRMEQWHAALGQGAREVPADQVRPLVIVASVRAALQPVADNLTELAPVQLATGSRGHDLSELAVRLVDLAYSRVDMVTRRGEFAVRGGILDVFPPVSDHPVRIEFFGDEVDQMRPFAVADQRSLEEEITSVELPPSRELLLSAPVRQRAREMQHEFPNLQQMLAKIAEGIPVEGMESLAPALVDKLVPVTHYLPVDAAIAVVSPERVSTRAQSLADTNREFLDAAWNAATAGAQAPIDLASGDFLSLGRLRDARGPRRWWTLSGFQANDVLPEDLGIDEVMTVRIQADPVPSFAGNADGAIEHARERLAAGWSVGVVAQGSGLVERADTVLREAGVPARVVEEFPAEPEPGIAYLLRSAIDAGFEMPEVKLALLTESEFYGRAAGYDSRQVKKLATRRKNVVDPLQLKPGDHVVHTTHGIGRFVELTQREVSSGGRNAVKTRREYLVIEYAPSKRGYPGDKLFVPTDQLDLLSRYVGGEEPALSKMGGSDWAAAKGKARRAVRDIAVELVKLYSARMASRGHSFPPDTPWQRELEEAFPFMETPDQLTVIDEVKRDMESPIPMDRLVSGDVGFGKTEIAVRAAFKAVQDGKQVVMLVPTTLLVKQHFETFSERFAGFPVHLRQLSRFQTDKESRETIKGLEDGSVDVVIGTHRLLTGRIAFKDVGLVIIDEEQRFGVEHKDALKKLKANVDILAMSATPIPRTLEMAVTGIREMSTLATPPEDRHPILTFVGPNSEKQIAAAIRRELLREGQVFFVHNRVSSINRVASELAELVPEARVAVAHGKMSESMLEQVIVDFWERKFDVLVSTTIIETGLDIANANTLIIDRADKYGLSQLHQLRGRVGRGRERAYAYFLYDADKPLSETAHDRLSTIAANNELGSGMQVALKDLEIRGAGNLLGGEQSGHIQGVGFDLYLRMIGEAVSTFRGDVAEGQTELRLELPVDAHIPEEYVDSERLRLEAYQKLSTAASPTATDDQIDRVIEELADRYGEPPVEVDNLVRVSRLRRVAQRAGLSEVVAMGPNLRIAPADLADSKQVRLQRMYPGSRLFAQTNAVTVPLPKRDGEPLPDAELVDWVRQLLDAVFVVEPAPAAKESAPKS from the coding sequence GTGATCCTCCAGGGCTTGATCCCGGCGCTCTCGCGCGCCTCCACGTTCGACGACGCCCTCGCATCGGCCTCCCGCGACGCCGACTTCTCCCTCACCGAGGGGCTCCAGGGGCCGTTGCTCGCGGGGCTCCTGCGCCAGCGCATCCAGCGCGGCATCCCGGGGTGCCTCTTCGTCGTCACCGCCACCGGTCGCGAGTCCGAGGGCATGCGCCGCAGTCTCGCTGCCGTGCTGCCGGACGCCGAGATCCTCGAGTTCCCCGCGTGGGAGACGCTGCCGCACGAGCGGCTCAGCCCGAGCGCGGAGATCGTCGGCAAGCGGATCCACGCGCTCCGCCGCATGGAGCAGTGGCACGCCGCGCTCGGCCAGGGGGCCCGCGAGGTGCCGGCCGACCAGGTGCGCCCGCTCGTGATCGTCGCCTCGGTGCGCGCGGCCCTGCAGCCCGTCGCCGACAACCTCACTGAGCTCGCGCCCGTGCAGCTCGCCACCGGCAGCCGCGGGCACGACCTCTCCGAGCTCGCCGTGCGCCTGGTCGACCTCGCGTACTCGCGCGTCGACATGGTCACACGACGCGGCGAGTTCGCGGTGCGCGGCGGCATCCTCGACGTCTTCCCGCCCGTCTCCGACCACCCCGTGCGCATCGAGTTCTTCGGCGACGAGGTCGACCAGATGCGGCCGTTCGCGGTCGCCGACCAGCGCTCGCTCGAGGAGGAGATCACCTCGGTGGAGCTGCCGCCGAGCCGCGAGCTGCTGCTGAGCGCGCCCGTGCGCCAGCGCGCCCGCGAGATGCAGCACGAGTTCCCGAACCTGCAGCAGATGCTCGCGAAGATCGCCGAGGGCATCCCGGTGGAGGGCATGGAGTCGCTGGCGCCCGCGCTCGTCGACAAGCTCGTCCCCGTCACGCACTACCTGCCGGTGGACGCGGCCATCGCCGTCGTCTCGCCCGAGCGCGTGTCCACCCGTGCGCAGAGCCTCGCCGACACGAACCGCGAGTTCCTCGACGCCGCGTGGAACGCCGCCACGGCGGGCGCGCAGGCGCCCATCGACCTCGCGTCCGGCGACTTCCTCTCGCTCGGCCGCCTTCGGGACGCCCGCGGCCCGCGCCGCTGGTGGACCCTCTCGGGCTTCCAGGCCAATGACGTGCTGCCGGAGGACCTCGGGATCGACGAGGTCATGACCGTGCGCATCCAGGCGGATCCCGTGCCGAGCTTCGCGGGCAACGCCGACGGCGCCATCGAGCACGCGCGCGAGCGCCTCGCGGCCGGGTGGAGCGTGGGCGTCGTCGCCCAGGGATCCGGCCTCGTCGAGCGCGCGGACACGGTGCTCCGCGAGGCGGGCGTCCCGGCGCGCGTGGTCGAGGAGTTCCCCGCCGAGCCCGAGCCCGGCATCGCCTACCTCCTCCGCTCGGCCATCGACGCGGGCTTCGAGATGCCCGAGGTCAAGCTCGCGCTCCTCACCGAGAGCGAGTTCTACGGCCGGGCCGCCGGCTACGACAGCCGCCAGGTCAAGAAGCTCGCCACCCGGCGCAAGAACGTGGTGGATCCGCTGCAGCTCAAGCCCGGCGACCACGTCGTGCACACCACGCACGGCATCGGCCGCTTCGTGGAGCTGACGCAGCGCGAGGTCTCCTCGGGCGGCCGCAACGCGGTGAAGACCCGGCGCGAGTACCTCGTCATCGAGTACGCGCCCTCGAAGCGCGGCTACCCGGGCGACAAGCTCTTCGTGCCCACCGACCAGCTCGACCTCCTCAGCCGCTACGTCGGCGGGGAGGAGCCCGCCCTCAGCAAGATGGGCGGCAGCGACTGGGCCGCCGCGAAGGGCAAGGCCCGCCGGGCCGTGCGCGACATCGCGGTCGAGCTCGTGAAGCTCTACTCCGCGCGCATGGCGTCGCGCGGGCACTCCTTCCCGCCGGACACCCCGTGGCAGCGCGAGCTCGAGGAGGCGTTCCCCTTCATGGAGACGCCCGACCAGCTCACCGTCATCGACGAGGTCAAGCGCGACATGGAGAGCCCCATCCCCATGGACCGCCTCGTCTCGGGCGACGTCGGCTTCGGCAAGACCGAGATCGCCGTGCGCGCCGCGTTCAAGGCCGTGCAGGACGGCAAGCAGGTCGTGATGCTCGTGCCGACGACGCTGCTCGTGAAGCAGCACTTCGAGACCTTCTCCGAGCGCTTCGCCGGGTTCCCCGTGCACCTGCGCCAGCTCAGCCGGTTCCAGACCGACAAGGAGTCGCGCGAGACCATCAAGGGCCTCGAGGACGGCTCGGTCGACGTCGTCATCGGCACCCACCGCCTCCTCACTGGCAGAATCGCGTTCAAGGACGTCGGCCTCGTCATCATCGACGAGGAGCAGCGCTTCGGCGTCGAGCACAAGGACGCGCTGAAGAAGCTCAAGGCCAACGTCGACATCCTCGCGATGTCGGCCACGCCGATCCCGCGCACGCTCGAGATGGCGGTCACCGGCATCCGCGAGATGTCGACGCTCGCGACGCCGCCGGAGGACCGGCACCCGATCCTCACCTTCGTGGGCCCGAACAGCGAGAAGCAGATCGCCGCCGCCATCCGCCGCGAGCTGCTGCGCGAGGGCCAGGTGTTCTTCGTGCACAACCGCGTGTCGAGCATCAATCGGGTCGCGTCGGAGCTGGCCGAGCTGGTGCCCGAGGCGCGCGTCGCGGTGGCCCACGGCAAGATGAGCGAGTCGATGCTCGAGCAGGTCATCGTCGACTTCTGGGAGCGGAAGTTCGACGTGCTCGTGTCGACCACCATCATCGAGACCGGCCTCGACATCGCCAACGCGAACACGCTCATCATCGACCGGGCCGACAAGTACGGCCTCAGCCAGCTGCACCAGCTGCGCGGGCGCGTCGGCCGCGGGCGGGAGCGCGCGTACGCGTACTTCCTCTACGACGCCGACAAGCCGCTGTCTGAGACGGCGCACGACCGCCTGTCCACCATCGCGGCGAACAACGAGCTGGGATCCGGCATGCAGGTCGCGCTCAAGGACCTCGAGATCCGCGGCGCGGGCAACCTGCTGGGCGGCGAGCAGTCCGGCCACATCCAGGGCGTGGGCTTCGACCTGTACCTGCGCATGATCGGCGAGGCCGTCTCGACCTTCCGCGGCGACGTCGCGGAGGGCCAGACCGAGCTGCGGCTCGAGCTGCCGGTCGACGCGCACATCCCCGAGGAGTACGTCGACAGCGAGCGGCTGCGCCTCGAGGCGTACCAGAAGCTCTCCACCGCGGCCTCGCCCACGGCGACGGACGACCAGATCGACCGGGTCATCGAGGAGCTGGCGGACCGCTACGGCGAGCCGCCCGTGGAGGTCGACAACCTGGTGCGGGTCTCGCGCCTGCGTCGCGTCGCGCAGCGGGCCGGGCTCAGCGAGGTCGTCGCGATGGGGCCGAACCTGCGCATCGCGCCGGCCGACCTCGCGGACAGCAAGCAGGTGCGCCTGCAGCGCATGTACCCGGGCAGCCGGCTGTTCGCGCAGACCAACGCGGTCACGGTGCCGCTGCCCAAGCGCGACGGCGAGCCGCTGCCCGACGCCGAGCTGGTCGACTGGGTGCGGCAGCTGCTCGACGCCGTCTTTGTGGTGGAGCCGGCGCCGGCCGCGAAGGAGTCCGCGCCGAAGTCCTGA
- the pth gene encoding aminoacyl-tRNA hydrolase, whose protein sequence is MDDRTLLVVGLGNPGPQYAGTRHNVGQMALDVLADRMRATFRSHRANAQVAEGRAVPGGPKLILAKPSSFMNLSGGPVANLLKYFSLEPAQLVVAHDELDIPFDSMKLKQGGGHGGHNGIRDIISSAGTGDFTRVRIGIGRPPGRQDAADFVLKPFSSTERQVLPNVLEDAADAVEMIASDGLIAAQLRFHTAAS, encoded by the coding sequence GTGGACGACCGGACCCTGCTCGTGGTCGGCCTCGGCAACCCCGGCCCGCAGTACGCGGGCACGCGGCACAACGTCGGCCAGATGGCGCTCGACGTGCTCGCCGACCGGATGCGCGCCACCTTCCGGTCGCACCGCGCCAACGCGCAGGTCGCGGAGGGGCGGGCGGTCCCCGGCGGGCCGAAGCTCATCCTCGCGAAGCCGAGCTCGTTCATGAACCTGTCCGGCGGCCCGGTCGCGAACCTCCTCAAGTACTTCTCGCTCGAGCCCGCGCAGCTCGTGGTCGCGCACGACGAGCTCGACATCCCGTTCGACTCCATGAAGCTCAAGCAGGGCGGCGGGCACGGCGGGCACAACGGGATCCGCGATATCATCTCCTCCGCGGGCACGGGCGACTTCACGCGCGTGCGCATCGGCATCGGCCGCCCGCCCGGCCGTCAGGACGCGGCCGACTTCGTGCTCAAGCCCTTCTCCTCCACCGAGCGGCAGGTGCTGCCCAACGTGCTGGAGGACGCGGCCGACGCCGTGGAGATGATCGCCTCCGACGGCCTCATCGCCGCGCAGCTGCGCTTCCACACCGCCGCGTCCTGA
- a CDS encoding 50S ribosomal protein L25/general stress protein Ctc — MVDNNLTAELRTQFGKGAARKIRAIGKIPAVIYGHGTDPQHVTLPGHELMLIIRKANQIITLDIAGTPQLVLVKDVQKDPVRQIIEHVDLIVVRQGERVEVEVPIHVEGESYPGTIHNLENTSITVDVEATHIPERFTVSIEGFEEGTQVTAGQVDLPAGANLVTDPETLVVAISVPQLDLTTDAVDEDVVAEGDADVAVTDEGATGDQSGDDK; from the coding sequence ATGGTTGACAACAACCTCACCGCGGAGCTGCGCACGCAGTTCGGCAAGGGCGCGGCCCGCAAGATCCGCGCGATCGGCAAGATCCCCGCGGTCATCTACGGCCACGGCACCGACCCGCAGCACGTCACGCTGCCGGGCCACGAGCTCATGCTCATCATCCGCAAGGCCAACCAGATCATCACGCTCGACATCGCGGGCACGCCCCAGCTGGTGCTCGTGAAGGACGTCCAGAAGGACCCCGTGCGCCAGATCATCGAGCACGTCGACCTCATCGTCGTCCGCCAGGGCGAGCGCGTCGAGGTCGAGGTCCCGATCCACGTCGAGGGCGAGTCCTACCCCGGTACGATCCACAACCTCGAGAACACGTCCATCACCGTCGACGTCGAGGCCACCCACATCCCGGAGCGCTTCACCGTCTCCATCGAGGGCTTCGAGGAGGGCACCCAGGTCACGGCCGGCCAGGTCGACCTCCCCGCCGGCGCCAACCTCGTCACCGACCCCGAGACCCTCGTGGTCGCGATCTCCGTGCCCCAGCTCGACCTCACGACCGACGCGGTCGACGAGGACGTCGTGGCCGAGGGCGACGCGGACGTCGCGGTCACCGACGAGGGCGCCACCGGCGACCAGTCGGGCGACGACAAGTAG